ACCCTGCCGCCGCCGCAAATTCTTGACCAAAAAATTGATGTGGAACGCTCCCGCATTTACCACTATGACCGGGGATTTTTAAACCTAGGACCCGACACTGTTCCGGAGCTACAAACTTTGGCCCAACGGCAGACCCTAGCCAAAATCACCGCCGCCGCCTGTGACCAAGGCATTTTGAACCAGGCTAACCAGAAGGCCGAAGTGGCCCTAGCGAGTTTATTGAAAAACACAGGGCACCGGCAGGTGGAAATTAAAACCACTAACCCCACCGTTTGCGCCATCCCCTCCGCCCAGGGTTTATCCAGGGACAAAATCAATGGTTAAAGCAGATAAAATTGTTAAAAATCAATCAAGGTGATTAAAGAACTAACTTCACAGGGGTTTGTTGGGTCGTTAATTGCTCTGCAAACGGAGCCGGCATATTTTTGGTAACGGCCATGAGATAGTCCAAAAAGGTTTGGGTAATCACCGACAGTTGTTTACCCGCTAGGTTAGCCACGTACCAACGCCGCTTGATAGGAAATTCGTCAATGTCCAAAATTGTCAGCTCACTGCGGGCTCCCTCCGATACCAGGGTATGTTGGGACAACACAGAAATGCCCATGCCACCGGCGATCGCCTGTTTAATCGCTTCATTACTACCCAATTCCAACCGCACCCGCACATCCACATAATGGCGGTGGAACAAATTTTGTACTGCTAAACGAGTACCGGAGCCTTTTTCCCGCATAATAAACGCTTCATCATTTAACGCCGTGATGGGGATATTGCTTTTCCCAGCTAGGGGGTGGTCCCGACGGGCAATGACCACTAAAGGATTGTCGAGGAAAGGCTGGTAATTGAGATCAATTTCCTCCGGCGGCTCACTAACAATGTACAAATCATCTTCATTGTTTTGCATCCGGTGACGAATCTGCTCATGGTTAGTCACCTTGAGGGATACTTCAATGCCGGGATACTTTTGGATAAATTCCCCCAGTAAACGAGGAATGAAATATTTGGCTGTGGTAATCACTGCCAAGCGTAAACGCCCCTGTTTTGTGCCCTTAATATCCGCCACTTTCATGGCAAAATTGTCCAGTCGCTGAAAAATATCTTGGCAAGTTACCAACAATTCTTGCCCCGCCTCGGTGAGGTAAAGCCGTTTGCCAATCTGCTCAAACAGAGGAAGTCCGACAGTTTTAGATAACTGTTTAATTTGACTAGAAACGGTCGGCTGGGTAATGTAAAGTTCTTCTGCTGCCCTGGTGAAACTGCCATGTCTAGCGGTGGCTTCAAAAACTTTTAATTGGTGTAAGGTTGCTTGCATGTCCTTGACGAAGATGGTGATTTAGATGGGGGGACAATTTGAAGGGGCAGATTAATTTTTTTCAAGCCCGCACTGAACAGGAACCTAAACTAAGTTTCGGTAATTTTCAGTTGTCGGTCCTGGCTGGGCTTGGGTCTAGGATGTGCTGAAGTCAATAACTAAAATAGACCTATGGCTATTACACTCACTTTCATAGACCTGGGATTGTTGTTAGATAACCAATGATAGAATAAAGCCAATGATTTTGACAAGCTTAGTCCGGGGAGTTGGCATTGATAAACCGCCACCTGGGGCCGAGGCCCGATTCTCAGTCCCATGACAGAACTGTTGACTAACGCAAATCAGCTTAGGCGGCCATGAACTGACCCGGACCCAAAGGTTTATTTTGCCCTCAGAGCGGAGTGGCCCCATAATGGGGGAGATTTCAGTCAGAAAGGAGCCTACACCGTGGATACAGCGGTCAACGAATCCCTCTCGATTTCCTATAACTTAGAACAGTTCTTGATTGTGCTCTCGGTCTCCCTGAGCATTGCGACCCTGTCCAAGACGGTGCCAATTCTGCGGAAAATTCCCTACACCCTGCTGTTGGTAATTGTGGGCATGGCCCTGGCCTTTGTCGATGTGAAATTGATCAATCTGTCGCCGGAATTGATCATGGAAATTTTTCTGCCTCCCCTACTGTTTGAGGCTGCGTGGAATTTACAGTGGCGCAATCTCAAAGAAAATTGGTTTCCGATTACTCTCTTTGCCACTTTGGGAGTGGTCATCTGTGTGGTGGGCATTGCCTTTCCCCTTTCCTATTGGGGGGGGATGGAGTTGGCGATCGCCTTTTTGGCCGCGGCGGCCTTGTCTGCTACAGATCCAGTGTCGGTGATTGCCCTATTTAAAGAGTTGGGGGCGAGCAAAAAACTAAATACGTTAATGGAAGGGGAGAGCCTATTTAACGATGGGGTGGCGGTGGTGGTCTTCCTCATTTTGGTGGGCATTCCCCTAGGCACCAGCACTTTTGACTTGTCCGTTACCCTCGCTCGATTTGTCACCGTGATCGGCATTGGGGTGGGCTGTGGCCTGGTGATTGGCTTTAGTTTGTCCCTGTTGACCCAACGATTTGACCTACCTTTTGTGGAACAGTCCCTCACCCTGGTGTCGGCCTACGGTGCCTATATTCTGGCGGAAAACCTGGGGGGATCGGGAGTAATTGGGGTGGTGGTAGTGGGCATGGTGTTGGGCAACTATGGTTCCCGCATTGGCATGAATCCCCGCACCAGACTGATTGTCAGCATTTTTTGGGAATTTGTGGCCTTCTTTGTCAATTCCATTATCTTCTTACTGATTGGGGATCAAATTGGCTTGAGCAGTCTTTCGGACCACCTCAACCTGATTTTGATTGCCATTGCTGCGGTGGTGGTGACTCGCTTAGTGAGTGTTTTTGGTCTGAGCTTGATCAGCAACAAGGTGAGTGACCAGATTAGTAGTACCCACATTACTCTCCAGGAACAAACCGTACTCTGGTGGGGCGGATTGCGGGGTTCCGTCGCCATTGCCGTGGCCCTGAGTGTGCCCCAGGCGATCGCCGAGAGACAGGCCATCATCGACATTGTCTTTGGTGTGGTGCTATTCACCCTACTGGTGCAAGGACTGACTACCCAATTTGTGCTCAAAGGCCTAGATTTAATTGGCGATCAACCCCAACGGTTGGAATATGCAGAGCTAGTATCCCGACAAATTGCCCTACGGCGGGTGTTGGCGGAACTGGAAAAAACCGATGAGTTTCCCGACATTAACCCAGAGCGGTTGCGTTATAAGCAGGAATTAGTCCAAGGACAACTGCAAAGCGTCACCGACAAACTCAAACTGCTCCTGCAGGAATATCCCCTATTGCAGGAAGTGGCCAACAAAAAATTCGACCAGACGGTACTAGATATAGAGGCGGAAACCTATGCCGATTTAATTCGTATGGGTCGCTTGGAGGAGAATATTATGCCTTTACTGGTCACCCTGGAAGGGGAAAATGTGGCCGAACCATCCTAGAGCGTGTTTTAAAAGTCCCCTCCTAGCCCCAAACTTTGGGGGGATTTAAGTAAAAGTTCCCCAGTATTGCCGGAGCTTTAGTAGGTCGATTTAGGGAGAAAAAGAAAACTTTTCAAACATATTCTTGGATATGATTCGATTCTGTTTGGCCTAAACCAGTTTTTGGATCACTAAAATTTCTCCCATGGTCAGGAAAATTTCAGCGTTTCCCAGTTCCTGGAGAGCCTGGATAAAACTGGGCATATGCTAGCGGTAGTCACAAGGAAACCAATCTTCTTTCAATGGCTAAAAGGGCGGCTTGGGTACGATCTCGCACCTCCAACTTACGCAAAATAGTGTGTACATGGACCCGCACTGTGCCCGGCGCAATGTAAAGTTCGTCGGCAATTTCTTGGTTACTTTTACCCTTGGCCACCAAAGATAAAATTTCTAGTTCACGCTTAGTGAGTGGGTTCTCTCCATCTGCATCCGCCAATGGCAGCACCGCCCCCGTGGACGAACTGTGTTGAAACGCGGTCTGAATTTCCTGAGAAGCAATGGCATCCCACCAGAATGCACCAGCCGCCACTGAGCGAATCGCCAGCACTAATGTTTCTGCGGCCACCCCTTTAACGCAATAGCCCTGGGCTTGGGCTTCAATCAGGCGGTTAATTAAGGCAGGCTGGGAATGGGAAGTAAGAATTAGGACTGGTAATTGTGGATGAATTTTTTTGATTTGATGGCAGGCTTCAATGCCGCCGATACCGGGTAATCCCACATCTAAAATCACCACATCAAAAAGCTGTTGATTGACGTAGGCGATCGCCGTTTCTCCATCTTCCGCCTCCCCGGCCACGTCCAACCCTGGTTCCTGGCTGAGACGGGTCACCAATCCCAAACGGAAGAGTTCATCGTCCTCCACCAAAAGAATCCGGATTGAAGTTGGGGAAATTGCCATAAATGGTTTTGATTAACAAAGGTAGTCTGGATAATTGGCCTAAATTGGGGGTCAAAACTAGCCGATCCAATGCCTGCTATCTATCCCAAAATTATGCTTTCTGAACCCTATCATTTTCCTTTAAAACGTGTTTGGAAAGTTTTATTCCGCCCCCTAAATCCCCCAACACTGGGGGACTTTCACTCAGTTTTCCCTAAATTGAGGGGGCCAGGGGGGCTTTTAAAACAGTTTTAAAGATGAATAGCAATAAACTAAAGAGAACGTTAAACCCTAGGATTCTATGGGTACGGAAAAAGCAAAAATAGCCCCTTGGGGAGAGCGGGGTTCCGCCCAGATTTTACCACCGTGGGCTTCAATAATTTGGCGGCTAAGATATAACCCCAGTCCGGCTCCCTTTGCTTGGCGATCGCCATGGCCTTGATAAAATTGCTCGAAGAGATTGGGCAATTCATAGTCGGGAATTCCCCGCCCTTCATCGACAATTTGCACCTGGAAATGATTATTTTTGGAAGTAAGGGAAATTTCCACTTTACGGCCCCGGGGGGAGTGATTAATGGCATTGGTAATGAGGTTATTAAAAACCCGTTGCAGTTGCAAAGCATCGGCCTGTAACCAATAGGCTTGGCGAAAGTCGGAGTTACCTTGACGCAGACATAAATGGATTTGGCGGGACGTGGCCAGGGGGGTGAGTTGCAGAATTACTTCCTCCGCCAGACTAGTGAGATTGACCGGTTCCTGGTGCAGATATAAACCCTCTGTGTCATTGCGGTAAACATCCATCAGGGTTTCCACCAGTTGCAGGGTCATGCGGTGGCTACGCATCATAATGGCGATCGCCCGTTGTTGGTTATGGGTAACAGCCCCAAACTGTCCTGCTTGGAAGGCATTAAGGGTTTCAATTGCCCCCAAAAGGGGAGTTTTCAGGTCATGGGTCAGGGTTGAGACAAAATCCTCCCGCACCTTAGCCAGTTGAATTTGGGTTTCCAGTTGCACCTGTTGTTTCACCATGGCCGCTTCGTATTGTTGCAGGCGATCGCTCAGCCAAGCGGTGACTAGCAGTGCCAGTACGGTGATTATCCGATTGGCCACGGTGATGGGGGTGATGGGTTCAATGCCCGGAATCCACAAATTGAGCAGGGTTAAAACCACCGCAGTACCTGTTACCCAGAGGGTTGCCCGATGCCCCAGCCGCACACTAGCCAATAGTACTGCCCCAATGTACAGATAGCCGAGCACGTAGGGAGGGGGAGTGCTGTAATCCAAACTGATCACGATTAAAAAAAGAATTGCCAACAACCAGTGGGTACGGGTCCAAATACGCACTGTTTGGTCGGCCAATGATTGAACAGAAATGGCTTTCAAGGGGAAAAGTTGCAGGGGTCTTCCCGCCCATACTAAAACAAAAAAGATAGATCTATTCGTTTAATTACTTCTATATCATTTGGTATAGGCAAAAGCTAAACAACTTTAATATAGGTAAGGAAATTGCTTAGGCATAATCTATAAATACCTTTTAAATGCCCTTCTATACCTTGTGAAAGTTCATTTATCACAGCAAACTGATGATATGGATAAATTAGGGGCGGAATTTGATTTTTTTCCCATAGCCAGTAACCCCCACTTATCCTGTTTTGATGATGGTTTGGAGATGACAAAATTTTATGTTGCAAGGTTTTGTACAAATTGCATTAATTTTAGCTATCCTTGTGGCCACGGCCCCCTTGCTTGGGCGTTATATGGCACGGGTTTTTCTTGGTCAGTCCACTTGGCTCGATAAAATTGCCCGTCCTCTAGAGTCGTTGATTTTTGCCGGTTCCGGGATTACAAAACATCCCTCCATGGGAGCAACCCAATATGTTAGTGCTGCGCTGATCAGCAATCTGGTTATGGGGGTTTTTGTCTTCCTAATCTTGATGTTCCAGGGCAGTTTACCCCTCAATCCCACGGGTTTAGCTGCTCCGTCTTGGGATTTGGCCCTACACACTGCCATTTCCTTTGTGACCAATACCAATCAACAACACTATTCCGGAGAAACGACCTACACCTACTTTAGTCAGGCTGGAGCCCTAGGGTTTTTGATGTTCACTTCTGCGGCCACCGGCATTGCAGTGGCGATCGCCTTTATTCGGGGCCTAACCGGCCAGGCGATCGGTAATTTTTACCAGGATTTAGTGCTATCAATTACTAGAATTTTATTGCCAATTTCCC
The genomic region above belongs to Synechocystis sp. PCC 6803 substr. PCC-P and contains:
- a CDS encoding Na+/H+ antiporter, translating into MDTAVNESLSISYNLEQFLIVLSVSLSIATLSKTVPILRKIPYTLLLVIVGMALAFVDVKLINLSPELIMEIFLPPLLFEAAWNLQWRNLKENWFPITLFATLGVVICVVGIAFPLSYWGGMELAIAFLAAAALSATDPVSVIALFKELGASKKLNTLMEGESLFNDGVAVVVFLILVGIPLGTSTFDLSVTLARFVTVIGIGVGCGLVIGFSLSLLTQRFDLPFVEQSLTLVSAYGAYILAENLGGSGVIGVVVVGMVLGNYGSRIGMNPRTRLIVSIFWEFVAFFVNSIIFLLIGDQIGLSSLSDHLNLILIAIAAVVVTRLVSVFGLSLISNKVSDQISSTHITLQEQTVLWWGGLRGSVAIAVALSVPQAIAERQAIIDIVFGVVLFTLLVQGLTTQFVLKGLDLIGDQPQRLEYAELVSRQIALRRVLAELEKTDEFPDINPERLRYKQELVQGQLQSVTDKLKLLLQEYPLLQEVANKKFDQTVLDIEAETYADLIRMGRLEENIMPLLVTLEGENVAEPS
- a CDS encoding response regulator transcription factor; amino-acid sequence: MAISPTSIRILLVEDDELFRLGLVTRLSQEPGLDVAGEAEDGETAIAYVNQQLFDVVILDVGLPGIGGIEACHQIKKIHPQLPVLILTSHSQPALINRLIEAQAQGYCVKGVAAETLVLAIRSVAAGAFWWDAIASQEIQTAFQHSSSTGAVLPLADADGENPLTKRELEILSLVAKGKSNQEIADELYIAPGTVRVHVHTILRKLEVRDRTQAALLAIERRLVSL
- a CDS encoding HAMP domain-containing sensor histidine kinase, giving the protein MRIWTRTHWLLAILFLIVISLDYSTPPPYVLGYLYIGAVLLASVRLGHRATLWVTGTAVVLTLLNLWIPGIEPITPITVANRIITVLALLVTAWLSDRLQQYEAAMVKQQVQLETQIQLAKVREDFVSTLTHDLKTPLLGAIETLNAFQAGQFGAVTHNQQRAIAIMMRSHRMTLQLVETLMDVYRNDTEGLYLHQEPVNLTSLAEEVILQLTPLATSRQIHLCLRQGNSDFRQAYWLQADALQLQRVFNNLITNAINHSPRGRKVEISLTSKNNHFQVQIVDEGRGIPDYELPNLFEQFYQGHGDRQAKGAGLGLYLSRQIIEAHGGKIWAEPRSPQGAIFAFSVPIES
- a CDS encoding LysR family transcriptional regulator; protein product: MQATLHQLKVFEATARHGSFTRAAEELYITQPTVSSQIKQLSKTVGLPLFEQIGKRLYLTEAGQELLVTCQDIFQRLDNFAMKVADIKGTKQGRLRLAVITTAKYFIPRLLGEFIQKYPGIEVSLKVTNHEQIRHRMQNNEDDLYIVSEPPEEIDLNYQPFLDNPLVVIARRDHPLAGKSNIPITALNDEAFIMREKGSGTRLAVQNLFHRHYVDVRVRLELGSNEAIKQAIAGGMGISVLSQHTLVSEGARSELTILDIDEFPIKRRWYVANLAGKQLSVITQTFLDYLMAVTKNMPAPFAEQLTTQQTPVKLVL